From the Chiroxiphia lanceolata isolate bChiLan1 chromosome 13, bChiLan1.pri, whole genome shotgun sequence genome, one window contains:
- the LOC116793628 gene encoding carbohydrate sulfotransferase 6-like isoform X2, giving the protein MQFKNSHLLLFSVHFLLWKIRIFFSYCSSSVRMARIRIPSTVVILFVTVQTGFLLFMFARYSSFMPQAEEKPSQVHILILSSWRSGSSFVGQLFSQHPSVFYLMEPAWHVWVTMSQNSAKVLHMAVRDLVRSVFLCDMSVFDAYMPWKRNLSDLFQWAVSRALCSAPACDSFQRTDITSEMACKTLCGRYPFSKVEEACKTYSHVVIKEVRFFDLKVLYPLLTDPSLNLKIIHLVRDPRAVVKSREQSVKALARDNGIVLSTNGTKVEDSKYKVMQEVCRSHVQIYETATLKPPNFLKNRYLMIRFEDLVRDPLSEISEMYKFADLNLTPRLKSWIYNITHGQGPGKKKEAFKITSRDAVSVSQAWRNVLPFQKVKKVQEVCKGAINMLGYQLVDSEKEQRDLTLDLVLPRRQNQFSWLSFNPKH; this is encoded by the exons ATGCAGTTCAAAAATAGTCACCTGCTTTTATTCTCTGTTCACTTTTTACTTTGGAAGATCAGAATTTT cttttcttattGCTCTTCCTCGGTGAGAATGGCAAGGATTCGGATTCCTAGCACAGTCGTTATACTTTTTGTCACAGTTCAGACTGGATTCTTACTCTTCATGTTTGCCCGGTACAGTAGTTTCATGCCTCAGGCTGAGGAGAAACCATCACAAGTCCACATCCTCATTCTCTCCTCCTGGCGGTCGGGATCTTCTTTTGTCGGGCAGCTTTTCAGCCAGCACCCCAGTGTCTTCTACCTGATGGAGCCAGCGTGGCACGTGTGGGTTACGATGTCTCAGAACAGTGCCAAAGTCTTACACATGGCAGTGCGGGACTTGGTCAGGTCGGTCTTCCTGTGTGACATGTCTGTGTTTGATGCTTACATGCCTTGGAAAAGAAACTTATCCGATCTTTTCCAGTGGGCAGTGAGTCGGgctctgtgctcagctcctgcttgTGACTCTTTTCAACGCACTGACATTACCAGCGAAATGGCCTGCAAGACTCTTTGTGGACGGTATCCGTTCAGCAAGGTGGAGGAAGCCTGTAAAACTTACAGCCATGTTGTCATCAAGGAGGTTCGATTCTTTGACTTGAAGGTCCTCTACCCTCTTCTCACTGACCCATCCCTGAATCTCAAAATTATTCACCTGGTCCGTGACCCCAGGGCAGTCGTTAAGTCACGGGAACAATCAGTGAAAGCTTTAGCCCGTGACAATGGAATTGTCTTGAGTACCAATGGCACTAAAGTGGAAGACAGCAAATACAAAGTAATGCAAGAGGTTTGTAGAAGTCATGTTCAGATTTACGAAACGGCTACTCTAAAACCACctaatttccttaaaaatcgCTATTTAATGATCCGTTTTGAAGATCTGGTAAGAGATCCATTATCAGAAATCTCAGAAATGTACAAATTTGCAGATCTTAATTTGACCCCCAGGCTCAAAAGCTGGATCTATAATATCACACATGGACAGggaccaggaaaaaaaaaagaagccttcAAAATCACGTCTCGAGATGCAGTTAGTGTTTCACAGGCCTGGAGAAACGTTCTTCCCTTTCAGAAGGTTAAGAAAGTACAGGAAGTTTGCAAAGGTGCTATAAACATGCTTGGCTATCAGCTGGTGGattctgaaaaagaacaaagagatCTGACATTGGATTTAGTGTTGCCAAGACGACAAAATCAATTCAGTTGGTTATCATTTAATCCAAAGCactga
- the LOC116793628 gene encoding carbohydrate sulfotransferase 6-like isoform X3 produces the protein MARIRIPSTVVILFVTVQTGFLLFMFARYSSFMPQAEEKPSQVHILILSSWRSGSSFVGQLFSQHPSVFYLMEPAWHVWVTMSQNSAKVLHMAVRDLVRSVFLCDMSVFDAYMPWKRNLSDLFQWAVSRALCSAPACDSFQRTDITSEMACKTLCGRYPFSKVEEACKTYSHVVIKEVRFFDLKVLYPLLTDPSLNLKIIHLVRDPRAVVKSREQSVKALARDNGIVLSTNGTKVEDSKYKVMQEVCRSHVQIYETATLKPPNFLKNRYLMIRFEDLVRDPLSEISEMYKFADLNLTPRLKSWIYNITHGQGPGKKKEAFKITSRDAVSVSQAWRNVLPFQKVKKVQEVCKGAINMLGYQLVDSEKEQRDLTLDLVLPRRQNQFSWLSFNPKH, from the coding sequence ATGGCAAGGATTCGGATTCCTAGCACAGTCGTTATACTTTTTGTCACAGTTCAGACTGGATTCTTACTCTTCATGTTTGCCCGGTACAGTAGTTTCATGCCTCAGGCTGAGGAGAAACCATCACAAGTCCACATCCTCATTCTCTCCTCCTGGCGGTCGGGATCTTCTTTTGTCGGGCAGCTTTTCAGCCAGCACCCCAGTGTCTTCTACCTGATGGAGCCAGCGTGGCACGTGTGGGTTACGATGTCTCAGAACAGTGCCAAAGTCTTACACATGGCAGTGCGGGACTTGGTCAGGTCGGTCTTCCTGTGTGACATGTCTGTGTTTGATGCTTACATGCCTTGGAAAAGAAACTTATCCGATCTTTTCCAGTGGGCAGTGAGTCGGgctctgtgctcagctcctgcttgTGACTCTTTTCAACGCACTGACATTACCAGCGAAATGGCCTGCAAGACTCTTTGTGGACGGTATCCGTTCAGCAAGGTGGAGGAAGCCTGTAAAACTTACAGCCATGTTGTCATCAAGGAGGTTCGATTCTTTGACTTGAAGGTCCTCTACCCTCTTCTCACTGACCCATCCCTGAATCTCAAAATTATTCACCTGGTCCGTGACCCCAGGGCAGTCGTTAAGTCACGGGAACAATCAGTGAAAGCTTTAGCCCGTGACAATGGAATTGTCTTGAGTACCAATGGCACTAAAGTGGAAGACAGCAAATACAAAGTAATGCAAGAGGTTTGTAGAAGTCATGTTCAGATTTACGAAACGGCTACTCTAAAACCACctaatttccttaaaaatcgCTATTTAATGATCCGTTTTGAAGATCTGGTAAGAGATCCATTATCAGAAATCTCAGAAATGTACAAATTTGCAGATCTTAATTTGACCCCCAGGCTCAAAAGCTGGATCTATAATATCACACATGGACAGggaccaggaaaaaaaaaagaagccttcAAAATCACGTCTCGAGATGCAGTTAGTGTTTCACAGGCCTGGAGAAACGTTCTTCCCTTTCAGAAGGTTAAGAAAGTACAGGAAGTTTGCAAAGGTGCTATAAACATGCTTGGCTATCAGCTGGTGGattctgaaaaagaacaaagagatCTGACATTGGATTTAGTGTTGCCAAGACGACAAAATCAATTCAGTTGGTTATCATTTAATCCAAAGCactga
- the LOC116793589 gene encoding LOW QUALITY PROTEIN: alanine aminotransferase 2-like (The sequence of the model RefSeq protein was modified relative to this genomic sequence to represent the inferred CDS: substituted 1 base at 1 genomic stop codon) has translation MQTFGLENGNIMQLQFCSQLATIAPNLKQHNVYSEGCQFHSFKKILYEVGPEYXNNVELASFHSTSKGYTGRCGCRGCYVEVIYLHPEIKGQLVKLLSARLCPQVTGQAAMDIVVNLPIPGEESYAQFIKEKESVLNNLAKKAKLAEDMFNKILGIHCSALQGAMYAVPQIFIPSKAIEEAKAHKVAPDMFYCMKLLEETGACVVPGSGFGQREGTHHFRMTILLPVEKLKILLEKVKDFYIKFLEKHETTVAFSPSSPPLQRK, from the exons ATGCAGACTTTTGGTCTTGAAAATGGAAACATAATGCAACTGCAGTTTTGTTCCCAGCTGGCCACAATTGCTCCTAATCTAAAACAGCACAATGTGTACTCTGAAGGATGCCAGTTCCATTCTTTCAAAAAGATTCTTTATGAGGTGGGACCTGAATACTAAAACAATGTTGAGCTGGCCTCTTTTCACTCCACCTCTAAGGGATACACGGGCAG ATGTGGCTGCAGAGGATGTTATGTGGAGGTCATTTACTTGCACCCAGAAATTAAAGGACAGCTTGTTAAGCTGCTTTCTGCTCGCCTTTGTCCCCAAGTCACAGGACAAGCAGCAATGGATATTGTAGTGAATCTTCCAATACCTGGAGAAGAATCTTATGCACAGTTCATAAAG GAGAAGGAGTCTGTTCTGAACAATCTTGCCAAAAAAGCCAAACTAGCAGAAGACATGTTTAACAAGATACTAGGCATTCACTGCAGTGCTCTTCAAGGAGCTATGTATGCTGTCCCACAGATCTTTATTCCTTCCAAAGCCATTGAGGAAGCAAAG GCTCATAAAGTGGCACCTGATATGTTCTATTGCATGAAACTTCTGGAAGAGACTGGAGCATGTGTTGTACCTGGAAGTGGATTTGGCCAAAGAGAAGGAACCCACCATTTCAG aatgacCATTCTTCTTCCAGTAGAGAAGCTGAAGATCCTACTGGAGAAAGTGAAAGACTTCTACATAAAGTTTCTTGAAAAACATGAAACTACTGtggctttttccccctcatcccCTCCCCTTCAAAGGAAATGA
- the LOC116793628 gene encoding carbohydrate sulfotransferase 6-like isoform X1, protein MLRERGGSAPSRAPPAAPAPRPRLKAAHCLCRQLGAAAVAAGSFSYCSSSVRMARIRIPSTVVILFVTVQTGFLLFMFARYSSFMPQAEEKPSQVHILILSSWRSGSSFVGQLFSQHPSVFYLMEPAWHVWVTMSQNSAKVLHMAVRDLVRSVFLCDMSVFDAYMPWKRNLSDLFQWAVSRALCSAPACDSFQRTDITSEMACKTLCGRYPFSKVEEACKTYSHVVIKEVRFFDLKVLYPLLTDPSLNLKIIHLVRDPRAVVKSREQSVKALARDNGIVLSTNGTKVEDSKYKVMQEVCRSHVQIYETATLKPPNFLKNRYLMIRFEDLVRDPLSEISEMYKFADLNLTPRLKSWIYNITHGQGPGKKKEAFKITSRDAVSVSQAWRNVLPFQKVKKVQEVCKGAINMLGYQLVDSEKEQRDLTLDLVLPRRQNQFSWLSFNPKH, encoded by the exons ATGCTCCGGGAGCGGGGCGGATCGGCTCCTTCCCGAGCTCCTCCCGCTGCCCCGGCGCCTCGGCCACGTCTGAAAGCGGCTCATTGTCTCTGTCGGCAGCTCGGAGccgcggcggtggcggcgggaAG cttttcttattGCTCTTCCTCGGTGAGAATGGCAAGGATTCGGATTCCTAGCACAGTCGTTATACTTTTTGTCACAGTTCAGACTGGATTCTTACTCTTCATGTTTGCCCGGTACAGTAGTTTCATGCCTCAGGCTGAGGAGAAACCATCACAAGTCCACATCCTCATTCTCTCCTCCTGGCGGTCGGGATCTTCTTTTGTCGGGCAGCTTTTCAGCCAGCACCCCAGTGTCTTCTACCTGATGGAGCCAGCGTGGCACGTGTGGGTTACGATGTCTCAGAACAGTGCCAAAGTCTTACACATGGCAGTGCGGGACTTGGTCAGGTCGGTCTTCCTGTGTGACATGTCTGTGTTTGATGCTTACATGCCTTGGAAAAGAAACTTATCCGATCTTTTCCAGTGGGCAGTGAGTCGGgctctgtgctcagctcctgcttgTGACTCTTTTCAACGCACTGACATTACCAGCGAAATGGCCTGCAAGACTCTTTGTGGACGGTATCCGTTCAGCAAGGTGGAGGAAGCCTGTAAAACTTACAGCCATGTTGTCATCAAGGAGGTTCGATTCTTTGACTTGAAGGTCCTCTACCCTCTTCTCACTGACCCATCCCTGAATCTCAAAATTATTCACCTGGTCCGTGACCCCAGGGCAGTCGTTAAGTCACGGGAACAATCAGTGAAAGCTTTAGCCCGTGACAATGGAATTGTCTTGAGTACCAATGGCACTAAAGTGGAAGACAGCAAATACAAAGTAATGCAAGAGGTTTGTAGAAGTCATGTTCAGATTTACGAAACGGCTACTCTAAAACCACctaatttccttaaaaatcgCTATTTAATGATCCGTTTTGAAGATCTGGTAAGAGATCCATTATCAGAAATCTCAGAAATGTACAAATTTGCAGATCTTAATTTGACCCCCAGGCTCAAAAGCTGGATCTATAATATCACACATGGACAGggaccaggaaaaaaaaaagaagccttcAAAATCACGTCTCGAGATGCAGTTAGTGTTTCACAGGCCTGGAGAAACGTTCTTCCCTTTCAGAAGGTTAAGAAAGTACAGGAAGTTTGCAAAGGTGCTATAAACATGCTTGGCTATCAGCTGGTGGattctgaaaaagaacaaagagatCTGACATTGGATTTAGTGTTGCCAAGACGACAAAATCAATTCAGTTGGTTATCATTTAATCCAAAGCactga